A portion of the Achromobacter sp. MFA1 R4 genome contains these proteins:
- a CDS encoding TonB-dependent receptor domain-containing protein produces the protein MLMAPLAQAQTEDETARTQTVAPITVSANPLGLDLNSTTLPASVLEGDALIEQRNGTLGETLKNLPGVNSDTFGGGASRPVIRGQTAPRVKVLSDGSEVMDASAISPDHAVTVEPLLAERIEVLRGPATLLYGGGAIGGVVNVVDKKIPTEVPEKGIAAEAELRGATGTKERAGAVGITAGDGQFAVRVEGMKRRTSDYDVPDWPGGKLEGSYSESTQGSVGMSWITPRGYVGVAFTHLQSEYGLPGHNHEYEGCHPHGTHLHCGSHDHDEEGEAGEEGHDHEHEHGGVPYVKLRSNRMDLRAEYQEPFAGFEKIRFRGGLTDYQHDEIEGGEVGTRFKNKGYDVRVELQHKPIAGWRGVIGLQNAYSDFSAEGEEAFLPPSKTRSNGLFVLEEYQLNDWRFELGARQDWQRISPSGGEPRSNLSGTSLSAAAIWDFAPQYSVALSLSRSQRLPNAQELYADGIHLATNTYELGNPDLTRETSHNIDLTLRKHSGATTFSASVFHNRVKNYIYANTLDRYEDFRLIEYTQQDAEFTGVEGELRHQFTPIFSAAVFGDYVRGKLTGGDGNLPRIPAGRAGVRGNVTWQQWSGGVEYARVFAQKDIAAYEDTTPGYNMVNAVVAYRGQYGATGYEVFLRGTNLLNKLAYNHASFISTVAPLPGRSVLLGVRMTY, from the coding sequence ATGCTGATGGCGCCTCTTGCGCAGGCGCAGACCGAAGACGAAACGGCGCGGACACAGACCGTCGCGCCCATCACGGTGTCGGCGAATCCGCTGGGACTGGATCTGAACAGCACCACCCTGCCGGCCTCGGTGCTGGAAGGCGATGCGCTGATCGAGCAGCGCAACGGGACGCTGGGCGAGACGCTCAAGAACCTGCCTGGCGTGAACAGCGATACGTTCGGCGGCGGCGCCAGCCGGCCGGTGATCCGCGGTCAGACCGCGCCGCGCGTGAAGGTGCTCTCGGATGGGTCCGAGGTGATGGACGCGTCGGCCATTTCCCCTGATCACGCGGTGACGGTCGAGCCCCTGCTGGCCGAGCGCATCGAAGTGCTGCGCGGCCCAGCCACGCTGTTGTATGGCGGCGGCGCCATCGGCGGCGTCGTCAACGTGGTCGACAAGAAGATCCCGACCGAAGTGCCGGAAAAGGGCATCGCGGCCGAGGCGGAACTGCGCGGCGCGACCGGGACCAAGGAGCGCGCCGGCGCGGTCGGCATCACGGCGGGCGATGGACAGTTCGCCGTGCGGGTCGAAGGCATGAAGCGCCGCACCAGCGACTATGACGTGCCGGATTGGCCGGGCGGCAAGCTGGAAGGCTCATACAGCGAGTCGACCCAGGGTTCGGTGGGCATGTCGTGGATCACGCCGCGCGGCTACGTGGGCGTGGCTTTCACGCACCTGCAAAGCGAGTATGGCCTGCCGGGTCACAACCACGAGTACGAAGGCTGCCACCCGCACGGCACGCACTTGCATTGCGGCAGTCATGATCATGACGAAGAAGGCGAAGCGGGCGAAGAAGGCCACGACCATGAGCACGAGCATGGCGGCGTGCCCTACGTGAAGCTGCGCAGCAACCGGATGGATCTGCGCGCCGAGTACCAGGAGCCGTTCGCCGGCTTCGAGAAGATCCGCTTTCGCGGCGGCCTCACGGATTATCAGCACGACGAAATCGAAGGCGGCGAGGTCGGCACGCGCTTCAAGAACAAGGGCTACGACGTGCGGGTGGAACTGCAGCACAAGCCCATCGCGGGCTGGCGTGGCGTGATCGGCCTGCAGAACGCCTACAGCGACTTCAGCGCCGAAGGGGAAGAGGCGTTCCTGCCGCCCAGCAAGACGCGCTCGAATGGCCTGTTCGTGCTGGAGGAGTACCAGTTGAACGACTGGCGCTTCGAACTGGGCGCGCGCCAGGATTGGCAACGCATTTCGCCGTCGGGCGGCGAGCCGCGCAGCAATCTGTCGGGAACGTCCCTGTCGGCCGCGGCGATCTGGGACTTTGCGCCGCAGTATTCCGTGGCGCTGTCGCTGTCGCGTTCGCAGCGCCTGCCGAACGCGCAGGAGCTGTATGCGGACGGCATCCACCTGGCGACCAATACGTATGAACTGGGTAATCCGGACCTGACGCGCGAAACGTCGCACAACATCGACCTCACGCTGCGCAAGCATTCGGGCGCGACCACGTTCTCGGCCAGCGTGTTCCACAACCGCGTGAAGAACTACATCTACGCCAATACGCTGGACCGTTACGAAGACTTCCGCCTGATCGAGTACACGCAGCAGGATGCGGAGTTCACGGGCGTGGAAGGCGAGCTGCGGCACCAGTTCACGCCGATCTTTTCGGCGGCGGTGTTCGGCGACTACGTGCGCGGCAAGCTGACCGGCGGCGACGGCAATCTGCCGCGCATTCCGGCGGGGCGCGCGGGCGTGCGCGGCAACGTGACGTGGCAGCAGTGGTCGGGCGGCGTCGAGTACGCGCGCGTGTTCGCGCAGAAGGACATCGCGGCCTATGAAGACACGACGCCCGGCTACAACATGGTCAACGCCGTCGTGGCCTATCGGGGGCAGTACGGCGCGACGGGCTATGAAGTCTTCCTGCGCGGCACCAACCTGCTGAACAAGCTGGCCTACAACCATGCGTCGTTCATTTCGACGGTGGCGCCGCTGCCGGGACGCAGTGTGCTGCTGGGCGTGCGCATGACGTATTGA